The following coding sequences lie in one Opisthocomus hoazin isolate bOpiHoa1 chromosome 7, bOpiHoa1.hap1, whole genome shotgun sequence genomic window:
- the LOC104331812 gene encoding ciliary microtubule associated protein 1A-like, with protein MACRGVSPVCPRPRAGVARGHPRAPVSHVPAVPASQVLVLTGIIKISLKTLLECVRLRTLGRFGLQQVQVDGHYLQLYLWRFAAAERVVQGLLDEVAASAAHCCLDPVPTEHSVVELICERGDVTARHHNKPSRVPRRWRWLHSPPAPSLTVLPFAALPDHKLPLPKISPAPGPMATSKRDFVGTSTTDEPWVGSWRPHRPRGFIMAQFTSPGPKYTIPGTTGYLSHNPTKAKAPAYTFQGPRHRMAEDCSPGPCYYVPPSVTRHGKHVGSAQHLGRRLPGNKMDVTPGPSDYSIDAAKKHIYKSSPAHSMAFRQKVRCEQFPGPNAYTLPRMMGPNTAHTHASPCYSMQGKSKHHSFAEDLAKTPGPAAFPKVKMDGYKTRAPAYTMGMRTSLNTDKTVKPGPAAYSLGRVTLTKPQAPAHTFGLRHSCFTAPLVLDV; from the exons ATGGCCTGCAGAGGGGTGTCCCCAGTGTGCCCGCGTCCCCGGGCAGGTGTGGCTCGGGGCCATCCCCGTGCCCCTGTGTCACatgtccccgctgtccccgcgTCCCAGGTGTTGGTGCTGACGGGGATCATCAAGATCAGCCTGAAGACGCTGCTGGAGTGCGTGCGGCTGCGGACGCTGGGGCGCTTCGGGCTGCAGCAGGTGCAGGTGGACGGCCATTACCTGCAGCTCTACCTCTGGCGCTTCGCCGCCGCCGAGCGCGTGGTGCAGGGGCTGCTGGACGAGGTGGCCGCCAGCGCTGCCCACTGCTGCCTTGACCCCGTCCCCACGGAGCACAGCGTCGTCGAGCTCATCTGCGAGCGCGG TGACGTCACCGCGCGTCACCACAACAAACCCAGTCGCGTGCCCCGACGCTGGCGGTGGCTCCACAGCCCTCCTGCTCCATCGCTGACCGTCCTCCCCTTCGCCGCCCTCCCCGACCACAAGCTGCCGCTTCCGAAGATCtcgcccgcgcccggccccatGGCCACATCCAAGAGAG ACTTTGTCGGCACCTCCACCACGGACGAGCCCTGGGTGGGCTCCTGGAGACCCCACCGCCCTCGTGGCTTCATCATGGCACAGTTCACCAGCCCGGGGCCCAAATACACCATCCCTGGGACAACCG GTTACCTCTCTCACAACCCCACGAAGGCCAAAGCCCCCGCCTACACTTTCCAAGGGCCCAGGCACCGCATGGCAGAGGACTGCTCGCCGGGTCCCTGCTACTACGTCCCGCCCTCGGTCACCAGGCACGGGAAGCACGTGGGCTCGGCGCAGCACCTGGGCAGGCGGCTGCCCGGTAACAAGATGGATGTCACCCCCGGACCGA GCGACTACTCCATCGACGCAGCCAAGAAACACATCTACAAAAGCTCCCCGGCGCATTCCATGGCCTTTCGCCAGAAAGTCCGATGCGAGCAGTTCCCAG GGCCCAACGCCTACACCCTGCCCCGGATGATGGGGCCCAACACCGCCCACACCCACGCCAGCCCGTGCTACTCGATGCAGGGGAAGAGCAAGCACCACAGCTTTGCCGAAGACCTGGCCAAG ACGCCAGGTCCTGCCGCCTTCCCCAAGGTGAAGATGGATGGCTACAAAACCCGGGCCCCCGCCTACACCATGGGGATGAGGACCAGCCTCAACACCGACAAGACGGTGAAGCCGGGGCCGGCAGCCTACAGCCTGGGCAGG GTGACTCTGACCAAGCCACAGGCGCCGGCCCACACTTTCGGGCTGCGGCACTCCTGCTTCACCGCCCCGCTGGTCCTGGACGTCTGA